A stretch of Gadus chalcogrammus isolate NIFS_2021 chromosome 9, NIFS_Gcha_1.0, whole genome shotgun sequence DNA encodes these proteins:
- the LOC130388570 gene encoding LOW QUALITY PROTEIN: CD82 antigen-like (The sequence of the model RefSeq protein was modified relative to this genomic sequence to represent the inferred CDS: deleted 1 base in 1 codon) produces the protein MVGVCSFSHAHFLPCSPRAPDTPHLLTRSHSHTGDVSSSTAALPTIHTKSVTMGKGCITATKYFLFLFNLLFFIFGGLIMGFGLWVRLDTMSFMAVLQDSSDTVNVASYILIGVGALTMSMGFFGCIGAVYEIRCLLGLYFTCLLLILIAQVTAGVLVYYQQEQLKTELSNIINGMLVNYTGQNKTTDQTWDYIQRTMQCCGWNGPGNWSENLVIKNSTGSMYSCSCRNETQPGTSVAESGLCDSLSAKLPVFETGCESSVEGWLHDNMGVILGICVAVAVVELLGMILSMCLCKSVVVEDYSKVPKY, from the exons ATGGTGGGGGTGTGTTCATTTTCCCATGCACACTTCCTACCATGTTCCCCCCGAGCACCAGACACTCCACACCTACTCACACGCTCGCACAGCCACACGGGAGACGTCAGCTCGTCCACAGCCGCTCTTCCCACGATCCACACAAA ATCTGTCACCATGGGGAAAGGATGCATAACGGCCACCAAatatttcctcttcctcttcaaccTCCTGTTCTTC ATCTTCGGAGGGCTCATCATGGGCTTCGGACTGTGGGTGCGCCTGGACACCATGAGCTTCATGGCAGTGTTGC aGGACTCCTCGGACACGGTGAACGTGGCGTCCTACATCCTCATCGGGGTGGGCGCCCTCACCATGTCCATGGGCTTCTTCGGCTGCATCGGCGCCGTCTATGAGATCCGCTGTCTGCTCGGCCTG TACTTCACCTGCCTGCTGCTGATCCTCATCGCCCAGGTGACCGCCGGCGTGCTGGTGTACTACCAGCAGGAACAG CTGAAGACGGAGCTCTCCAACATCATTAACGGCATGCTGGTCAACTACACGGGCCAGAACAAAACCACGGACCAAACCTGGGACTACATTCAGAGGACG aTGCAGTGCTGTGGTTGGAATGGCCCGGGTAACTGGTCGGAGAACCTGGTGATCAAGAACAGCACTGGTTCCATGTACTCGTGTTCCTGCCGTAACGAAACTCAGCCGGGCACGTCGGTGGCGGAGAGCGGCCTGTGTGACAGCCTCTCT GCCAAGCTGCCCGTCTTCGAAACG ggctGTGAAAGCAGCGTGGAGGGGTGGCTCCATGACAACATGGGAGTTATTCTTGGAATCTGTGTTGCAGTCGCTGTCGTGGAG CTCCTGGGAATGATCCTGTCGATGTGTCTGTGCAAGAGTGTCGTGGTGGAGGACTACTCCAAAGTCCCCAAATACTGA
- the LOC130388571 gene encoding tumor protein p53-inducible protein 11-like — protein MSNKLHPPLMKKHSQTDLVSRLKTRKILGVGGEDDDGEVHRSKISQMLGNEIKYTVREPFGIRLWILISAVTFSVMALVALVFPNQLYEVVFEEELSTTNISIRLYGGALLSLSLVMWNGVYTTEKVIIQWTLLTEACYFAIQFLVTFITLAELGVMPNTAVLLLLSRLLFLVVTLAYYYHLGRRNKKM, from the exons ATGAGCAACAAGCTGCACCCTCCACTGATGAAGAAGCACAGCCAGACAGACCTGGTTAGTCGCCTGAAGACCCGCAAGATCctgggagtggggggagaggatgACGACGGCGAGGTCCACCGCTCCAAG ATCAGTCAGATGCTGGGCAATGAGATTAAGTATACAGTGAGGGAGCCTTTCGGAATCAG gttGTGGATCCTCATCTCAGCAGTGACATTCTCTGTCATGGCACTggtg GCCTTGGTGTTCCCCAATCAGCTCTACGAAGTCGTCTTCGAGGAGGAGCTCTCGACGACAAACATCTCCATCCGGCTCTACGGCGGGGCCCTTCTCA GTCTGTCCCTCGTCATGTGGAACGGGGTCTACACAACCGAGAAGGTCATTATCCAGTGGACTCTGCTCACCGAAGCCTGCTACTTTGCTATTCAGTTTCTAG tgACGTTCATTACCCTGGCGGAGCTCGGGGTCATGCCCAACACTGCGGTGCTCCTGCTCCTAAGCCGGCTGCTGTTCTTGGTGGTGACACTGGCCTACTACTACCACCTGGGACGCAGGAACAAGAAGATGTGA